The bacterium region CCGCGAGTTCGGCAGCCGGCTGCTGGTAGGGACAGGCAAGTACAAGGACAACGCCGTGATGGTCGAGGCGCTGGCCGCAAGCGGGGCCGAGGTGGTCACAGTGGCCGTGCGGCGGGTGGACCTCAAGCGCAGCACGGCCGAGGCGCTGCTCAATTTCATCGACCCCAAGAAATATTTCCTCCTGCCCAACACCGCCGGCTGCTACAGCGTGGAGGAGGCCCTGCGCACGGCGCGCCTGGGCCGAGAGGCCCTGGACAGCGAGTGGGTGAAGCTGGAAGTGATAGGCGATGAGCGCACCCTTCTGCCGGATGCCGCCGGGCTGATCGAGGCCACGAAGGTGCTGGTCAAGGAGGGCTTCAAGGTGCTGCCCTACACCAACGACGACCTGATCGTGGCGCGCAGGCTGGAGGAGGCCGGGGCCTCGGCGGTGATGCCGCTGGCCTCGCCCATCGGCAGCGGGATGGGGGTGCTGAACCCGATCAACATCCAGTTCATCCGCGAGGCGGTTAAAGTGCCGGTGATCGTGGATGCCGGAGTGGGGAGCGCCTCGGATGCCACCCGGGCCATGGAGCTTGGGGTGGACGGTATCCTGATGAACACGGCCATCGCCCTGGCGGCCGACCCGGTGGCCATGGCCACCGCGATGCGCCTGGGCGTGGAGGCCGGGCGGCTCAGTTTCCTGGCCGGCCGCATGCCGCGCAAGCAGTACGCCGACCCGAGCAGCCCCACCGCCGGGATGATCGGGAAGTAAGGACGATTAACCAGCAATGTGGATGAAAACGTAGGGGCACGGCGATCCGTGCCCCTTTTTTACACACCCCGTCGGCTTACGCCGCCGCTCATCTGTCACCTTTCCAGAGCCGGGACTGTTATGTCCGCCCGGCGTTCGCGCAGGAACCGCAGGTGCATGTCCCCCAGCCAGGGGTCGGGCTGCGGCGCGTTGAGGTCGATGTCGGCCACGCCGATCCCGGGACGGTCGCCGGCCTCGGCGATCACGTTGCCCCAGGGGTCGAAAATCCGGCTGGGCTCGCCGCCGTAGATACAGTCCACCAGGTAGACCTGGTTCTCTATCGCCCGCGCCCGGATCAGAGTGCCAACCCCGTCCCAGATCGGCAGGAACACGATCTCGGCCCCCTGGACGGCCAGAGCGCGCGCCGGGTCCACGTACTGGACATCCCAGCAGATCATGATCCCGATGCGGCCGAAATCGGTGTCGAACACCGGGTAGCCGTTGCCCGGTGTGGCCCCGCCCTCGATCTCCTCGCGCGGCAGCATGACCTTGTGGTAGCGCC contains the following coding sequences:
- a CDS encoding thiazole synthase, whose product is MLKDTKLTIAGREFGSRLLVGTGKYKDNAVMVEALAASGAEVVTVAVRRVDLKRSTAEALLNFIDPKKYFLLPNTAGCYSVEEALRTARLGREALDSEWVKLEVIGDERTLLPDAAGLIEATKVLVKEGFKVLPYTNDDLIVARRLEEAGASAVMPLASPIGSGMGVLNPINIQFIREAVKVPVIVDAGVGSASDATRAMELGVDGILMNTAIALAADPVAMATAMRLGVEAGRLSFLAGRMPRKQYADPSSPTAGMIGK